The genomic interval GCAATTTGTTGATCGACTATGTAATTTAACTGATCAATTGTTAACTGATTCAAATCTGTAATGGTTGTAATCTGTTCATCGAATACACGGGCAGAAGCTAAAATTCTTTCTCTTGCATCGAGCTGAATTTGTGAGCTTTGTACAATGGCATGCAAATGAAATAACCAATTATCTAGCTTGGTGAAAAACTGTTCTTTTGTTTTTTCTGGAAGAAGTGAAAACGTCAGCTCTAACCATTTATCATATAACACCGCTAAATCTGTTGACTCATACTGTGAAAGTTTCTTTTCCCAAACGCTAAGTTCATTCCAAATTGCCTCTTCACGAACGGTCAATCCCATCGTTCGAACCCTCCTTTTAAACAGAATCCCTTCTGCTGCAGCCTTATATCCTTCAACAAAATCACCATTTATTAACTATTCATCAAATGGTTGGACTTTTTTGTAGTATACCATAGTAAAGTTACTAATTTAAAAAATTGTCTATGTTGCGGAATACCTTTAGGAGGTACTTCATTATTACTTAACAGTTCTAAAACATGAAACGGAATGAATTTATACAAAAAGCCTCCTTTCCAGAGGAAAAGAAGGCTAAGATTTAGACATTAACTTTTTGTTGAGAAGCAATCGCAGCTGCATCACGTGCAATCATTACTTCTTCATTCGTTGGAATAACCATAATTTTCACTGGAGAGAAAGATGAATTAATAAATGCTTCTTCACCATGGATCAAATTTAATTCCTCATCCCAGTATACACCCATAAATTCAAGTCCTTCTAGAATTCTAGCACGAATCGTATGGCTATTTTCACCAATTCCTGCCGTGAAGATAATCCCATCGACTCCGCCCATTCTAGCAGCATATGAACCTATATATTTATGAATACGATCTGCAAACACTTCAAGTGCTAGTTCAGCCCGTTCGTCTCCTTCATTAGCTGCATCTTGAATGTCACGTAAATCACTCGAAAAACCAGATAAAGCAAGAATTCCACTTTGCTTATTTAATACATCTAGTACCTCATCCGCTGTTTTCCCGGATTTCTCCATTATGTACGGAATAAGAGCTGGATCAATATCGCCTGAACGTGTTCCCATTGTTACACCTGCAAGCGGGGTAAAGCCCATAGAGGTATCAATTGATTTCCCACCCTTAATCGCCGTAATACTTGCACCATTTCCAAGATGACATGAAATTAAGCGTAATTCCTCAATAGGTCGTCCCATCATCTCAGCAGCCCGCTGTGATACATATTTATGGGATGTGCCATGGAATCCATATTTTCTAATTCCATAATTTTCGTAATATTCATACGGCAAACTGTACATATAGGCGCTGCTTGGCATTGTTTGATGGAATGCTGTATCAAACACGGCTACCGCTGGAGTATCTCCTAGAATACGTTGGAATGCTATAATACCAGTGATATTAGCAGGGTTATGAAGAGGAGCTAACTCTGAAAGTCTCTCTAACTCTTCAATTACTTCTTCTGTAATTAATACGGAATCACTAAATACTTCACCACCATGAACTACTCGATGACCAACTCCATTAATCTCCTCAAATGAGCTGATTACTTGATGTTGAATTAATTTCTCTAGTAATAATTCCACCGCGACCTCATGATTGGGGATATGTAACGTTTCCGTTACTTTTTGTCCTTGAACTGTCAAATTAAACACAGAATCTTTCAGACCAATCCTCTCAACATATCCCTTTGTAATTACAGTTTCACTCGGCATCTCAAAAAGCTGAAACTTTAAAGAAGAGCTGCCCGCATTAATCGCCATTATTTTAGACATCCAATTCACTCCTTTACTATAATAGCTTGCCTACTGTTACAGTATGTCGTCTCTATTTGTGTAGTATTATGTCTAATTTTATCATGGTAAGCGCATACATCCAAACAATTTTTTATATTCGCTTAATTCAAATAAAGCCAATGCCTTGATGGCACTGGCTTTTTAGCTCACAAAAATTTTTTTTCTGTTTCAAACCAAGTATCTATCTGTTGCACAACAGAGTGAGCTGCTTCAAAATTCGACAGCTTTGGCAATTGAACAAGAAGCGCTTTTTTGGGTGCTTCAATGCCTTCTTTTTTCTTCTGTAAAAGCAAGATACTCTTTGCTGCTGCTTCGCTCTTAAACATCGAAAGCGGTAGCTGAACCATCCCTTGAATATGTGTGGAGGATTTCAAGTATTGATTCAACTTCGGTGCTTCTTCCGTTACAAAAATATTATTAGGCACTATAAAAAATAAGTATCCTCCATCCTTCGTATGCCGCACACTTTGCTCAATAAACAAATGATGTGCATACGAATGACCTTGATCCGCTTTTAATTCATAATCAGCAGCTCTCACATCATTTGGATAATACCCGACTGGTAAATCGCTCACTACGACATCGACAGGATCGATGAATAACGGCTCTAGACTATCTTGATTATAAAATTGAACAGGGTGCTCTTGTAAATTAGCCCCTGAGTAGGCAAGGGCAAGCAGCGCCTCATCAATCTCTACTCCAGAAGCATTAATTTCTTGCTCTGAAAGCTGATTCAATATCGTAAATAACAAGTTTCCTGTCCCAACGGCTGGATCTAAAACCGTAAAATCCTTTTGATTTTTTGTAAACTTTCCTACTAAATAGCTGACGAACAAGCCAACCGCATCAGGGGTCATCTGGTGATTCGGTTGTACATTTTGCTGCATGCCTTTTAAAATCGCTAGCTGATAAGCCTTGCGAATCGTTTCTTTATTATATTTTTCAGGCGCAAAAGCCTCACAATGCTTCGTCAATCGCTTCTTCGATAATTCACTTACTTCTTCTTGAATAACTTTTCCGTGGAAAAAGTTTTCACCCGTTTCTCCGAGTGCATCTAAATATGTGCAAGAAAGTTCTTCTTGTAGAATTTGTGTCGTTTCATCGAATGCTTGAAATAATTGTTCAACTGGGGTCATTTTCACTTCATAATTCCTCCTGTTTTCTGCTTTGTCTATTTTATAGCGAAGAACGAATGGATACAAGCGTAGAGGTTGTTTTAGATGGATTAAGAGAATTCTTCATTGCAACGAACAACACGCGAGCGCCTTGATTAGTCCCCGAAAGCTGCTTGCACTGGATGTCGAAATGCTTATCTTAAACTCAAAAAAAGGCTGTCCCAAAGATATCCTTTGGGACAACCTCTTTCCTCACTTACTTATTTCGCGGCTTTCGCTGCTTCAAGTGCTGCTTCATAATTTGGATGATTTGTTCCTTCTGAAACATACTCCGCATAAACGATTTCATCGTTGCTATCAACAACAAAAACCGAACGTGCTAGGAGACGAAGCTCTTTCATCACTACGCCGTATGCTTCCCCGAATGAAAGGTCACGATGATCAGAAAGTGTTTGAACATTTTCTAAACCGCTTGCTGCACACCAACGCTTTTGTGCAAATGGAAGATCGACAGAAATCGTCAATACCTCTACATTCTCTAACGTAGATGCTGCTTCATTAAATTTTCTTGTTTGTTGATCACAAACACCTGTATCAATGGATGGAACAACGGAAATAATACGCACTTTCCCTTTTGAATCACTTAAAGAAACGGGTGTCAAATTGTTAGCCAACACCGTAAAGTTTGGTGCTTTATCTCCTGCCTTTACTTCTGTACCAACTAAAGTAACCGGATTATTAATAAATGTAACTGTTGCCATTTTCTATTCCTCCTTTATAAACTATATGTACAAATTTAATAATAGGGGGTTTACCGTATTTTTGCAATTAATAAGAAAAGTATGAGGTAAGCGGCTAGCAGCGACGCTTTTTTCTTCCAAACCGTCGCTATCTTTTAAGAAATACGGTATAGATTTTCTCAAAAAAGAAGAACCCGGCTTATGCCGAGTCATCGTTAAAAATCTAATTCCTGCTTTGGTGTTTGTGGTGTTGGTTTCGCTTGTTGTGTCTTAGCTTTAGAATCATTCTTTGACATCATCGATTGGATTTTATCTACAACTTGCGGTGCTAAATCTAACATTTTCTCTAGCAAATGTGTTCCCTCATCGAGATGAATCATTTTGACTCCTGAAGAACCAACGATTAGAAATGCAATAGGAGTAATGGAGACACCGCCCCCGCTACCACCACCAAATGGCTGCTTAGAAGAGCCTTGCTGACCTTGGCCGTTATTATCAAGAGTAAATTCACTACCACCTGCAGCAAAACCAAAACCAACCTTTGAGACAGTTAAAATAACACTTCCGTCCGGAGTTTCCACTGGATCACCAATAATGGTGTTAACATCTACCATCTCTTTCAAATTTTCCATTGCAGCTGTCATTAAGCCTTGAATCGGATGATCTGACATGTAAATTCCTCCACTCTACATCGATTGTTTATTGGAATTGTTCGTTAGCTTCGCTAATGCTTTCGATTTAAACTTCACTTTAGAACCTTTCCAATAGCGAAGCATTTTGATTCCAGTCAAGATAGCTTGCCCGATTCGAAATTGGAATATGCAAGAAATATATGTTTCTGCTCGATGATTTTGAAAATCCGGTGTAATTGAATAAATAGGCATAACTCGAAAGTGTAAAAAGTTCGTTAATAAACCAATAATGGCACTTTTTAAAGTCCAGCATCCTCCCACAGCCACTCCCGTATGAGCAGCATCTCCCATTCCAACCACACTGCGCCATTCAAACTGTTTGACTTGAACTTTTCTAAGAAACTTTCGTACAATCTTATGAAAATTAACTACATGCTCAAGCATACTTTTTATATCCTGCAAAAAATGAATAAGTTCTTTCGGCGTAAAGCGCATATTTTCCTCTTGTTTTGTTTCATCACTCGTTCCTTTTTCTTCCTTCACCTTGACCGAAGCGGAGTCCGCGTCTACTTGAATAACAGGTACCTTCACCGTATATCGAAGCAACCCAAACCATGCGGATAATTTCAACACCAATTCGTCATTCGTATGAGCATGTTGGTAACGGAATACTACCTTAATCTTCGTAATTATAATCAGTACTAATAGAGCAATTAATAAAAGACCTACAAACAGCACCCACTTCATCCGCTCAACACCCCTTCAACCCTCCATTATCTCCTAGAGAAGATGAAAATAAACGTCAGAAAAGCGCACTTCCCTCTCGTTTCCTGGAGTTAGAGCAGCCTCACACAAAGAGGTCAAAAAATCGTGTCATCTATTAATTGTTTAATGAAGCTAAAAAAGACTCCGGCACTAAAGCACCAGAGTCCTTCTTCTATTATCGTTTTACTAACACTACACTCGTATCAGCGAAAATATCATGCAATCCTTGCTTTCTTGGCAATAGCCCAACAATGAGATAACCGACGACAGTAAGCTTCGAAATAAAACGACCGATACATTCTCTAAATAAGAGCGTTCCCCACGTCATATGTTCTTCTTTTAAAGCAACCACCTGCAAGCCAAAAATCATCTTACCAAGCGTTTGGCGGAAGAACTTTGTCATCAGCACAAAATATAAATAAAATACAATCGTCGTACAAATTACTTCTCCAGATAAAAAGGAATAGCTATCCCCCTGATCCGTTAAGGTGAAAATCGGATGAATCAAAATTCTATTTAAACTACCGATGATGAGTAAATCCGCTAGATACGCCCAAAATCTCATCCAAAAACCCGCAAACTCAAAAGAAGCAGGTTCACTTGTTTGAATATCTTCTTGAATTGGTGCTGAAATAGCCATTTTTTCATTATCGTTTACTTCCGTGGAATGGAGCATCTCTTCTTGATTTGGATTATTTTGTTCCGTCATCCTAACGCCTCCTATTCCGCATATAAGTACATGAGACGTGGAGAGTTAGAAGATGTGAGGACCTTTGTTAAAATCGCTGTTTCCGCATCTACTCCCATTACTTTTTGAGCACTCATGCTTAAGAATGAACTCAAGTTTGCTTCATCTGTATAACGAATGACTTGTGCATCTTTTAACTTCAAATCTGTTTTGATTCCGGCAATTACGTCATCCAAACGACCGATTTCATCGACTAATGCAACTTGTTTCGCTTGACGGCCATCATAAATGCGGCCATCCGCAAGTTTACGGACTTCTTTCTGTGACATGCCACGACCTTGTGCAATCACTCGAACAAACTCGTTATACATATTGTCTACCATCGATTGCAGAATTTTTCGTTCCTCCGCTGTCATTTCACGTGTTGGACTCATAATATCCTTATACGGTCCACTTTTAATGGTTTCAAATTCTACACCGTACTTCTCTGCTAATTTTTCATAATTATAGCCTTGCATAATAACACCAAGTGAACCTGTTAACGTTTCATTACTTGCATAAATTTTATCTGCCGGCGCAGAAATATAATATCCGCCTGAAGCTGCCATCGACCCCATCGATACATAAACAGGTTTCCCCGTTTCCTTAAGCGCTAAAATTTTATCATAGATTTCCGCACTTTCTAACACGCCCCCACCAGGAGAATTCACTCGTAAAATAATCCCTTTAATCGTTTCATCCTCTGCTGCCATATCCAATTTCTTCAGGAACGAACGATGATTGTATGTACTTCCTGCCCCAAA from Peribacillus asahii carries:
- the ytfJ gene encoding GerW family sporulation protein, with amino-acid sequence MSDHPIQGLMTAAMENLKEMVDVNTIIGDPVETPDGSVILTVSKVGFGFAAGGSEFTLDNNGQGQQGSSKQPFGGGSGGGVSITPIAFLIVGSSGVKMIHLDEGTHLLEKMLDLAPQVVDKIQSMMSKNDSKAKTQQAKPTPQTPKQELDF
- the sppA gene encoding signal peptide peptidase SppA; translation: MNGKRWAALGIAALLFFVSIGVSAATFFFSADTKSVFEDLFATGESSFYEEVVEGDDVFNKIAIFDVEGTILDTGEDYSIFGAGSTYNHRSFLKKLDMAAEDETIKGIILRVNSPGGGVLESAEIYDKILALKETGKPVYVSMGSMAASGGYYISAPADKIYASNETLTGSLGVIMQGYNYEKLAEKYGVEFETIKSGPYKDIMSPTREMTAEERKILQSMVDNMYNEFVRVIAQGRGMSQKEVRKLADGRIYDGRQAKQVALVDEIGRLDDVIAGIKTDLKLKDAQVIRYTDEANLSSFLSMSAQKVMGVDAETAILTKVLTSSNSPRLMYLYAE
- a CDS encoding RDD family protein, which produces MTEQNNPNQEEMLHSTEVNDNEKMAISAPIQEDIQTSEPASFEFAGFWMRFWAYLADLLIIGSLNRILIHPIFTLTDQGDSYSFLSGEVICTTIVFYLYFVLMTKFFRQTLGKMIFGLQVVALKEEHMTWGTLLFRECIGRFISKLTVVGYLIVGLLPRKQGLHDIFADTSVVLVKR
- a CDS encoding acetate kinase, yielding MSKIMAINAGSSSLKFQLFEMPSETVITKGYVERIGLKDSVFNLTVQGQKVTETLHIPNHEVAVELLLEKLIQHQVISSFEEINGVGHRVVHGGEVFSDSVLITEEVIEELERLSELAPLHNPANITGIIAFQRILGDTPAVAVFDTAFHQTMPSSAYMYSLPYEYYENYGIRKYGFHGTSHKYVSQRAAEMMGRPIEELRLISCHLGNGASITAIKGGKSIDTSMGFTPLAGVTMGTRSGDIDPALIPYIMEKSGKTADEVLDVLNKQSGILALSGFSSDLRDIQDAANEGDERAELALEVFADRIHKYIGSYAARMGGVDGIIFTAGIGENSHTIRARILEGLEFMGVYWDEELNLIHGEEAFINSSFSPVKIMVIPTNEEVMIARDAAAIASQQKVNV
- a CDS encoding class I SAM-dependent methyltransferase → MKMTPVEQLFQAFDETTQILQEELSCTYLDALGETGENFFHGKVIQEEVSELSKKRLTKHCEAFAPEKYNKETIRKAYQLAILKGMQQNVQPNHQMTPDAVGLFVSYLVGKFTKNQKDFTVLDPAVGTGNLLFTILNQLSEQEINASGVEIDEALLALAYSGANLQEHPVQFYNQDSLEPLFIDPVDVVVSDLPVGYYPNDVRAADYELKADQGHSYAHHLFIEQSVRHTKDGGYLFFIVPNNIFVTEEAPKLNQYLKSSTHIQGMVQLPLSMFKSEAAAKSILLLQKKKEGIEAPKKALLVQLPKLSNFEAAHSVVQQIDTWFETEKKFL
- the tpx gene encoding thiol peroxidase, with the translated sequence MATVTFINNPVTLVGTEVKAGDKAPNFTVLANNLTPVSLSDSKGKVRIISVVPSIDTGVCDQQTRKFNEAASTLENVEVLTISVDLPFAQKRWCAASGLENVQTLSDHRDLSFGEAYGVVMKELRLLARSVFVVDSNDEIVYAEYVSEGTNHPNYEAALEAAKAAK
- a CDS encoding DUF2953 domain-containing protein, with the protein product MKWVLFVGLLLIALLVLIIITKIKVVFRYQHAHTNDELVLKLSAWFGLLRYTVKVPVIQVDADSASVKVKEEKGTSDETKQEENMRFTPKELIHFLQDIKSMLEHVVNFHKIVRKFLRKVQVKQFEWRSVVGMGDAAHTGVAVGGCWTLKSAIIGLLTNFLHFRVMPIYSITPDFQNHRAETYISCIFQFRIGQAILTGIKMLRYWKGSKVKFKSKALAKLTNNSNKQSM